TCTTGGGTATAGAATAATGTGATCGGATTAATCGCACCAGCATAACCAATCGCTTGTGTGAATTCATCAAATCCTTCTGGTGAATAATCGTTTGCTTTGTTGGCCACAAATGACAACGACGTAGTTTTTGAAGAATCAGATGGATCAGTTAATTTAACTTCTAAGGTGTATTGTTGTTCATCATTATTTGCAGTAACGATGAAATCGTTAATCTTGTATTTTTTAACTAGCTGTTTTTGTTCTTCGTATTTTTTAAGCTTTAATTCTTTATTGTTATTGATTGCTTCAACAAATAGTTTATAAAAGTGATTTTGTTTGTTGTCATCTTCGTATCAATAAAACTCACGATTCTTATAATCATCAATGTCATAAAAATCTAAAAAGCTTCTGATGGTATTTTTAGTTGCTTCTAATAAGGTTTTGTATGAAACGAATTTTCTAGTTGTTAATTTGGTTAGATCATAAGTAGCAATTAATGTGTTTTTACTATCAGTAGCAGATTTATCTGGTTCTTTGAAATAAACATCCAACTCAGCTCCTCTGTAAGTATTTTTTTCATTAATCTTAACCTTAGTTACTTCATAAGTTTTTAGATTCTTATAATCAACATTGTCAAAATCATTAGGATACTTAGCTTTAATCGCTTCAAATTGAGCGTCAGTAATATCATCAGCTAAGAACAAACGATCATAAAAATTTTTATCACCTAAATCGACTTTAAACCTCTTATTAATTAATGCTTCTGGTCGAACAATTTCTTCATATGTTTCAACTGCTTCTTTATTTTTTAATGAAGTGGCTGTTTCTAATTGATTTAAGTATTCATCAATAATTGGCTTGGTTACTTCACCATTAAAAGTGCTATAAGTTAGTGAGTCAGTCGCATTTCCTCGACCGCCTAAACTTGAAAAGATTGGCAATGATCCAAAGAACGCATCAGGGAAGAATTTAATTTCACTTACTTCTTTATGTAATGTTGAGTGTGAACCTAATGTAATCGCATTCCCGTTTTGTTCTACCCCTGGAACTAATCTAAATGAATCTAAGGTTAATAAATCAGGACCTCATGCTACATTTGTAATAAACCAGTTACTGAATTCTAAAAATTGTTTTGGTCTTACTGCTAAAACATATTCATCAAAGAAACTAAATGATCCATACTTGATTTCTAAAACAAATGCTTCAGCATATTTTTCAAAATACTTATTAAAGAAAGTATCAAAATCATACTTAGTATCAGGATCATCTAAGAAATAAAACTCAGTAGCATCATCTGAAATCTTAGCTGTTTCAGTTGCTTTGGTTCCATTTAAGATTGCTAATTTTGGTGTTAAATTATTATTAGCATCATAAATCTTAGAATAATCATTATCAAATAAGTCCTTATTGGCTTTTGAGAGCGGACCTAGTTTTTCGTCAGAGTTTTCAGCATACCCAACGATAGCTCCAATCAAAGCACCTGATCCGATAGCTAAAACACCAAGCGCTAATAACGTCTTGAATGTTAACGACCTTGATTTAAGTGATCATTTTCTTGACATGGATGTATTTGTTTCCTTTTATTTTGCAGTTTTGTAATTGATGATAAAAAAATAGTGATTGCTTTTTAAGCAATCACTACTATCTTATTTTTATTAACGAATTCATGGTTGCTTACTTTAATTTATGTATTGTTTTTTAATAACTAAGCAACCTTATAACTTTATCTATTAGTTTGTTATTTTCTTCAATTGCCTAGCAGTTTTCTTATCGGGATCCATAGTATTATCAATAGAAAATCTAGAAGAATCATTATTGTTCTTCTTATTTAATCTATCAATAATCTTGGCACTAGCTTTGTGCAATTGAATGTTGTTTAACATAATTACGCCTTTATTATATCACAAACTATAAAAAATCTTAATGTTGTGTTGCTGGGGTGTAAATATAGCCATAATCACGCAATGGAATCACTAAACTACCATCACGTTCACCCTTAGAAATACTTTCATATCATTCAGTGCCTTTGTAATTAAAAACACCATAAGGAGCCACTGAATAATAGAAATTTGCAGCTGGTTGGATTAATCTGGTTAGTCTTCTTCAATTAATAAAACCAATTAATCCAGCCCTGAAAATTCTGGCATTGTCACTGTCAAAATCACTCAAGAATCGTGCAGCCACATCACCAATATGAGATTGCACCATATGATTAACATACGGCACACCAGATCAAACACTATGATTAATCACCTTAGCCTTACCCACCTTAAAGTTTTTTACATAATGCTTAATACTTGGATCATCTAAGGCTTGAATATTTAAACCATTAACATCTAAGAATGTTAATCCACTAACAGAAGTAAATTGTTGGACTTGAGCAGCTAGATCACTTCTTCCGTATTGTTGGACAATTCTTTTAGCCCGTTTTTTATTAATTAAAACAGGTTCTAAAAGTTCAAAGTATTGATCATTACGATTAAAAATAATCGTATTTGGTGTAATCGAATTAAGATAATAAGGACCTAAGAAATAAGTATTAGCTAATACTGCTTGATTAGGATTAGTCTTACGGTTACTATACCCACCAAAAATATTGGTTATATCTGTTCTTGTAATATCGACCTTGTTGTTATTATTTAATACGATCTTACCTTGGGTTTGGTTATTGCCATCTTTTTGGGTTGATAATCTTAAATTTTTAATACTATTAGCTAAATGTGGTTTTGGTCTAAACGCACCATTGTTAGATATAAAAATTAACAGGTTGAAATATGGATGTTTTAAATAAAGATTCAGTTTAGCATCATCTTTTTGTCTAAAATCACCAATATCATAATTCGGGTTATTGATTTCTTGATGATCAATACCAACGGTTTTATCAAGATCGATGTTAGCTTGAACTAAATATGTGCTGTTGGGATTGATGCCAATTCTACTTGATAAATCATAGATTTCAATACCGCGTTCTCAGTCTTTTGAAGATAAGTTTCATAATCCTTCACCATTAGCATTCTTTCATTTAAAGTTGGTGTCGATATCAAATTCATATCTAGTGGCATTAAAAACAGCATAATTTAATTTTGGTTCAGATATATCAATATTTTCATAAGGATATAGCACTTGCTTTTCTTGTTCGCTCAATGCATTAACATCTTGGTCTTTTCTTAATAAAACACTTAATAGTTTGTTATCTTTATCATACAAACTAATCTTTTTAGCCAACTCTAAGGTGATAACTTGTTCAGAGTTTGATGTTGTAGTTTCTTGACCTTTATATTGAATTGTTGTCAATCCAGATAGGGTGGTATCAAACCCAAATTCATTAACCGTAAATAGTTGTTCGTTTAGTGGTGCTCATCGCCCTTCACTAACAAAAGGATTGAACGTAATTGAAGTTGTTAGGGTTGATTCATTATCTGGAGCAATCATGTCTCTGAATTGTAATGAAGGCACATAACCCCAATTATCTTTTAATAAAAAACGGTTGGTTTCTTCTCTTCCAATTGAATAGGTTGGTAAGATCATCATTCTTGAATCTAAGAAATCAATAATAAATTTAGAACGTTCTTCTGATGGAATTTGATCTGTTGATAAGAACTGTCAATTAGTAAGCATCAATCCAAAGTTGTTATTATTAAAATCAAAAATATCTTTATTATCTTGCTTAGCATTAACAAAATCACCATCAAAGTTTTTAAAAACTTTTTGATCTAATAAAAACTGAATTAAATCATTGGCAACATCAACAAAATATTGACCTTTAGCTTGAATGTATTGTTCTTGGTTTTTATGAATTAAAGTTAAGAAATCATATAATGGTTTGATCGAATTATTAAAATATTGCGTTCAAAAATATACTTCTAAATAAGGAGCAATATGTTGATAAGTAGTAGCTCAGCGCAATGATCCTAATGTTGAATTGCCATCTGGGTTTCAGTCCGTATTTGAAATATTGGCTGATGTGGGATTGTTAAAACTAAATCTAATTTTGTTTTGTGACAAGCTTTTTAGCGCTAATGCTAGATTGTTTCAATAATCATTTTGCGAAGTCACATATGAAGCATCAATTGATTTATAGTTGGCAATAAACGGATGATCAGCACTAGCACCAAATGAATCTAATGCTTGCATCCAAGTATCATAATTAACAGTTAAATCTTTTAATCCTGATGCGTCTTTGATATTAAAGCTTTTTGTTATATCAACGAACGGAGAAACCACACCTTTATCATTAACTCCACAGGATGAAGCCACCACACCCCCGATTATGGAAAATAATGAAAAAAATTTAATTGATTTTTTTAACAGTTTCTTATTCGACATTCTTATATATAAAATACTATGGTTATAATTTTAACCAAAAAGTTATACTTTTTGTTAATTTAAGCATGTTTAAAGCTAAAAATCAATAATTTTAAATACAAATAAAAAACCTGCATTGTATTAATGCAGGTTATTATAACCATGTTTTGAATATTTTAATTAGCTTTGAACTTGTTGTTTTCTGATTGCTTCTTTGTGATCAGAAATACGTTTTTTGATTGTTTTAAGCATTGCATCTTTTGATTGAGTTCCCAATATTGGTCTTGCTATTGAAAAGATGCTAGAGTTTATTGCTGATATTAATCTTGATGTGAATTCATCTTCATAATAGAAAGTGATTGAATTTTTCTTATTATCTTTCTTGAATTCTTTTTTGTAATTCAATCAGTCATCTAATGTTGCTAGCGCACCTTTATTTAAGTATAGTTGTGATCATTCTGGACTATTAACACCTTCTCAGAATTTCTTTTGTGTAATAATATCTTTATTAACTTTATCTTCTTGTTCTTTAATTCTCTTATCTAGTTCATCTCTCTTCTTATCTGTTAGTGCGTCTTTGGTTGTTAAAGTATAAGAAGAAATGCTGTTTAAGATTTCTAATGGTGTTTTGTTATTATAAGGACTGTTTGGAAGATTGATTTTAGTTTTGCCATCTAATAATCATTCTAAGAACTT
The Mycoplasma sp. E35C DNA segment above includes these coding regions:
- a CDS encoding MG321/MPN456 family lipoprotein, producing MSNKKLLKKSIKFFSLFSIIGGVVASSCGVNDKGVVSPFVDITKSFNIKDASGLKDLTVNYDTWMQALDSFGASADHPFIANYKSIDASYVTSQNDYWNNLALALKSLSQNKIRFSFNNPTSANISNTDWNPDGNSTLGSLRWATTYQHIAPYLEVYFWTQYFNNSIKPLYDFLTLIHKNQEQYIQAKGQYFVDVANDLIQFLLDQKVFKNFDGDFVNAKQDNKDIFDFNNNNFGLMLTNWQFLSTDQIPSEERSKFIIDFLDSRMMILPTYSIGREETNRFLLKDNWGYVPSLQFRDMIAPDNESTLTTSITFNPFVSEGRWAPLNEQLFTVNEFGFDTTLSGLTTIQYKGQETTTSNSEQVITLELAKKISLYDKDNKLLSVLLRKDQDVNALSEQEKQVLYPYENIDISEPKLNYAVFNATRYEFDIDTNFKWKNANGEGLWNLSSKDWERGIEIYDLSSRIGINPNSTYLVQANIDLDKTVGIDHQEINNPNYDIGDFRQKDDAKLNLYLKHPYFNLLIFISNNGAFRPKPHLANSIKNLRLSTQKDGNNQTQGKIVLNNNNKVDITRTDITNIFGGYSNRKTNPNQAVLANTYFLGPYYLNSITPNTIIFNRNDQYFELLEPVLINKKRAKRIVQQYGRSDLAAQVQQFTSVSGLTFLDVNGLNIQALDDPSIKHYVKNFKVGKAKVINHSVWSGVPYVNHMVQSHIGDVAARFLSDFDSDNARIFRAGLIGFINWRRLTRLIQPAANFYYSVAPYGVFNYKGTEWYESISKGERDGSLVIPLRDYGYIYTPATQH